Genomic segment of Streptomyces roseifaciens:
GGCGGAGTCGCCTTGGCGCCGGTGCGGGGCTTGGCCTCCTTGCCCTCGCTGCGCAGCTTGGCCTTCAGGCGGGGGGAGATGATGCCGTCGCTGAGCGGCGTGCTGCTGATGACCTTGCCGCTGCCGGCGTCCACGACGACGCTGTGGCTGACGCCGGTCTCGGCCTTGCCGCCGCCGGTGACGGTCACGCGGTAGGCGAGGACCGGCTCGGTGCTACGCGCGTCGACCACGAGCTCGGTCTTGGCGGCCTTGCCGTCCACCGACTTCGCGGCCTTCGCCGCGGCCTGCGGCGCGGTGAGCTTCGGGGCGACCGACGGCACGGAAACGCGGTGCCGGATCGCCCGGGTGACGCCGAGGTAGTTCTTCTTCGCGTCGAGGTGGACGACGAGGTCGCCGCCGACGACGGGGACGCCCTGGTAGGCCCGGACGAAACGGACGTGGCGCTTGCCCTCGGGGTCGATGAGGGTGTCCTTGACGCGGAGCGTCTCGTTCTTGCCGACGCCCGTGGCGTCCGCGTGGGCGAGGGCGGCGGCGGTGGCCGCCTTGACCGTCTCCGCGTTGGCGGCGAGGGCGGCGGCACCGACCGAGGAGTCCGCGGCCGCTGCGCGGGCCCGGTCCCGGAGGGAGTCGGCCGTGTCCACAGGCTGAGACGGGGCGGCGGAGGCCGTGCCCGCCATGGTGGCCGCGGCCACGATCGTCGCGGCGGCGATGAGTATTCGTTTGCGGGTCGTGGGGGTCGTACGCAAGTTCAGCGCCCTTTGCGTCAAGGGCGGTTCGGGGTGCACCCGGCCGCCTGCATGCACGCGGTGCCGTCACTCGCGCACCGCGGGAACCTGTGGTCCCGCGGAGGACTCTGCCTGTACTGGCATGGGCATGAAAAGAGCAGATAGGCGTGATGTCCGGACAGTTGATCAACTGTTAACAATGCCTCAACGCAAGGTATTCGGGCCGTGACGTGGCGTCGAACCGCAGATGAAGAGGTGGGGTTTGGGGGAGAGGTTGCGGGCAGCTCGCGCTGTCTCGCTATGTGAGATGGGGGAGTTGGTGCCTACGCCGGCCCGTGCGGCCAGCTGCCGCCCTCCACCCGCGTCCCCGCCGCCCGCAGCCGCCGCGCCGTCCGGTCCGCCGCGAGGTACACCCAGGCGCGCACCGCACCCCCGCGCTCGGGCAGCACCTGCCGCCCGACCCGTACGTACATCTCCCCGCGCCCGTCCGGGCCGCAGCCCTCCAGCTCGTCCAGGGACGCGAGCACCGCCGCGTACTCCCCGGGCGCGACGGAGACCAGCTCCCCGCGGACCTCCCCGCCCGGCTCGGCCACGGCGTACGGATAACCGGGCCCCTCGTACAGCACCGCGCCCCGCAGCCGCGCCGGCTCCTCGGCCACCGTTCGGCCCCGCAGGTAGTGCCCGTGGTTGACCTGCCCGGGACGCAGCGTCCCGTAGACGAACACGGGCAGCCGCTCCGGCTCCACCGCCATCTCCCGCTCCCTCCACCCGTCGCCACGGGCGCACCCGTCACCGAAAGGCGGGGGCGGGCGGCCCGCCGTAAAATTACCGGTATGGGAGACCGGTCTGCCGCGCCCTCCGCCCCCGGACTCGTCATCGAGTCCGAAGGCGGCTCGAAGACGATGGCTCCGGTCCGCTCCTACCTCGTGGGGCGCGATCCCCGGAGCGACCTCGTACTGCAGGACGACCGGGTCTCCTGGCACCACGCCGTGCTGCGCCCGGTCGCCGGCCACTGGATCGTCGAGGACACCGGCAGCACCAACGGCACCTGGGCCGAAGGCCGCCGCGTGCAGGTCCTCGACGTGGGGCCCGGCACCGTCCTGCGCTTCGGGAACCCCACCGACGGGCCCGCCGCCGTCCTCAGGAACGCACCGCCCCCGGTCCCGCCGCCACCGCCGCCTCCGGCGGAGCATCCCGCGCCGCCTCCGGCCGAGCGGCCCGCGCCCCCGGCGGAGCGTCCCTCGTCCGTCGCCATGCCCGCCGCCACCGGCACCTTCCGCCGGCCCACCTCCGTACGCCCGCTGACCCCCCGCACCGTGCGCATCGGCCGCGGCCCCGACAACGACGTGGCCGTCGACGACCTGGTGGTCTCCCGCCGCCACGCCGAATTGCGCTCCGGGCCGGGCGGCGCCTACGAGATCGTCGACCTCGGCAGCCACAACGGAACCTTCCTGAACGGCCACCCCGTGCGCCGCGCCCCGGTCCTCCCCGGCGACATCATCGGCATCGGCCACTCCGCCTTCTGCCTCGTCGGCGACCAGCTCCAGGAGTACGTCGACAGCGGCGAGATCTCCCTCGACGTCCAGGACCTGTGCGTCCACGTCGAGACCGACGGGGGACGCAAGCGGCTCCTCGACGACGTCTCCTTCCCCGTCGAGGAGAAGTCCCTGCTCGCCGTCGTCGGCCCCAGCGGCTCGGGCAAGTCCACGCTCCTCAACGCCCTCACCGGCCTGCGCCCCGCCGACCAGGGCGCGGTGCTCTACGACGGCCGCGACCTCTACCGCGACTACGCGGAGCTCAGGGCCCGCATCGGGCTCGTCCCCCAGGACGACATCCTGCACGTCCAGCTCACCGTGCGCCGCGCCCTGTCCTACGCCGCCGAACTGCGCTTCCCCGGCGACACCGCCAAGGCGGAACGCCTGGCCCGCGTCGAGGAGGTCATCGGCGAACTGGGCCTCGAACAGCGCGCCGACCAGCCCATCCACAGCCTCTCCGGCGGCCAGCGCAAGCGTGTCAGCGTCGCCCTGGAACTCCTCACGAAGCCGTCGCTGCTCTTCCTCGACGAGCCGACCTCCGGCCTCGACCCGGGCATGGACCGCTCGGTGATGAACACGCTGCGCACCCTCGCCGACGACGGCCGCACGGTCATCGTCGTCACCCACAGCGTGCTCAGCCTGGACGTCTGCGACCGGCTGCTGGTCCTCGCCCCCGGCGGGCGGACCGCCTACTACGGACCGCCCGGCGACACGCCCGGCTTCTTCGGGTTCAAGGAGTGGCCCGAGGCGTTCGAGGCCTTCGAGAACGACAAGGACCGGGACTGGACGGGGGAGTACCGCGCCTCGCCCCAGCACCGGCAGTTCGTCGAGGCCGCCGCCGAACAGCCGCGCCTCGCCGCGCCGACGGCTCCGGAGGCGCCGCCCGAGCCGCCCGCCAAGCCCCAGAGCTGGGGCGCCCAGCTGTGGACCCTGATGCGCCGCTACGTGAGGGCGCTCAGCACCGACCGCACCTTCCTGATCATCATGATCGTGCTGCCGTTCGTCACCGGCGCGATGGCCCGGCTGTCCTCGGGCACCCGCTTCGCCTCCGCCGACAAGGCGAACACCGTCCTGCTGATCCTGTGCGTCGGCGGCGTGCTGACGGGCGCCGCCAACGCCGTGCGCGAACTCGTCAAGGAACGGGTCATCTACCGGCGCGAACGAGCCGTGGGCCTGTCCAGGTCCGCCTACGTGATGTCGAAGATCATCGTCCTGGGCGTGATCACGGTGGGGCAGGCGATCGTCCTGTCCATCGTCGGCCTGGGCGGGGTGGACACCCGCGCGCCCGGCGGGAAGGGCGTGCTCATGCCGCCCTTGCTGGAGATGACGCTGGCCCTGGCGCTGCTGTCCTTCACCTCCATGCTGCTGGGCCTCCTGGTGTCGGCGATCGTCCGCCGCGAAGAGGTCACCATGCCGCTGCTGGTGCTCATCACCCTGGTCCAGGTCGTCTTCTGCGGCGGAATGATCGAACTCAACAACAAGCTGGTGCTGGAGCAGCTCTCCTGGCTGGTGCCCTCGCGCTGGGCCCTGGCGGCCATGAGCTCCACGATCGACTTCACCCACATCCCGCCCGCCACCGGACAGCTCCCGCCGTCGGCCGGGGGAGGCGACCCGCTCTTCCGGCACGCCGTCGGCACCTGGCTGCTCGACATGGGCATGATGGTGTTCCTGTCCCTCGTGTTCGCCTTCCTGGTGGCCCGCCTCCTGCGCCGCCACGAGCCCGCGGTCATGCGGAAGTGACGGAGTCGGAGTCATGAGCACCGTCCCCCTCTCGCCCGGCAGCGCGTCCGGCATCCCCGGATTCCTGCCCACCCACGTCGTGCCCCCCGGCGGGCTCGCCACCTGGACCGCCCCCGACGGGACCGTCCCCACCCAGCCGCTGGACCCGCTGCTGCCCGTACGGCTCGTGGAGCGCCGCGGCGAATGGGGGCAGGTGATGTGCTCCAACGGCTGGGCCGCGTGGACCGACGCCCGGCTCCTGGTCTCGCTGCCGCAGGGGCCGCCCGGGGCCGGGGGCCTGCCCGAGCGGACGCAGGACGCGCGCGCCCTCCTGGCCCGCGTCGAGGAGACCCTCGGGCAGTACCGCACGGCGGTGGAGGACCTCGCCGCCGGGCGCTCGGACGGGGAGACCTTCGGCCGCACGACCCGGGGGCTGCGGATCGGGGCCGTGGTGGACGGCGACGCCGTCTGGCTCTACGACGCCGGACGGGACGTGTGGTGCTACTGCGACGGCACGGCCATGGCCGCCCTCGCCTCCCCGGCCGGGCCCGGCGGTGAGGGCTGATGGCCGGGACCGGTGAACGCCCGTCCGAGCTGATCGGCGA
This window contains:
- a CDS encoding FHA domain-containing protein; this translates as MGDRSAAPSAPGLVIESEGGSKTMAPVRSYLVGRDPRSDLVLQDDRVSWHHAVLRPVAGHWIVEDTGSTNGTWAEGRRVQVLDVGPGTVLRFGNPTDGPAAVLRNAPPPVPPPPPPPAEHPAPPPAERPAPPAERPSSVAMPAATGTFRRPTSVRPLTPRTVRIGRGPDNDVAVDDLVVSRRHAELRSGPGGAYEIVDLGSHNGTFLNGHPVRRAPVLPGDIIGIGHSAFCLVGDQLQEYVDSGEISLDVQDLCVHVETDGGRKRLLDDVSFPVEEKSLLAVVGPSGSGKSTLLNALTGLRPADQGAVLYDGRDLYRDYAELRARIGLVPQDDILHVQLTVRRALSYAAELRFPGDTAKAERLARVEEVIGELGLEQRADQPIHSLSGGQRKRVSVALELLTKPSLLFLDEPTSGLDPGMDRSVMNTLRTLADDGRTVIVVTHSVLSLDVCDRLLVLAPGGRTAYYGPPGDTPGFFGFKEWPEAFEAFENDKDRDWTGEYRASPQHRQFVEAAAEQPRLAAPTAPEAPPEPPAKPQSWGAQLWTLMRRYVRALSTDRTFLIIMIVLPFVTGAMARLSSGTRFASADKANTVLLILCVGGVLTGAANAVRELVKERVIYRRERAVGLSRSAYVMSKIIVLGVITVGQAIVLSIVGLGGVDTRAPGGKGVLMPPLLEMTLALALLSFTSMLLGLLVSAIVRREEVTMPLLVLITLVQVVFCGGMIELNNKLVLEQLSWLVPSRWALAAMSSTIDFTHIPPATGQLPPSAGGGDPLFRHAVGTWLLDMGMMVFLSLVFAFLVARLLRRHEPAVMRK
- a CDS encoding gamma-glutamylcyclotransferase family protein, coding for MAVEPERLPVFVYGTLRPGQVNHGHYLRGRTVAEEPARLRGAVLYEGPGYPYAVAEPGGEVRGELVSVAPGEYAAVLASLDELEGCGPDGRGEMYVRVGRQVLPERGGAVRAWVYLAADRTARRLRAAGTRVEGGSWPHGPA